From Flavobacterium sp. 102, a single genomic window includes:
- a CDS encoding GNAT family N-acetyltransferase — protein sequence MKTILETNRCYLRELTVIDAQHFYDLNTDQEVIKYTGDKAFTNVTEAKSFLENYSQYELYGYGRWAVIVKSNNEFIGWCGLKYSPDLDEVDLGFRFFRKYWNQGYATETAKACIDYGFHHLQLTKIVGRAMELNVASVKVLEKTGMTFVGKFNFDLHEGVLYQIQNKK from the coding sequence ATGAAAACTATTCTGGAAACCAATCGTTGTTACCTCCGAGAATTAACTGTTATTGATGCTCAACATTTCTATGATTTGAATACCGATCAAGAAGTTATCAAATACACCGGTGATAAGGCTTTCACCAATGTGACTGAAGCCAAATCATTCTTGGAAAATTACAGTCAATATGAACTTTACGGATACGGTCGTTGGGCTGTAATTGTCAAATCAAATAATGAATTCATAGGTTGGTGTGGCTTGAAATATTCACCGGATTTAGACGAAGTCGATTTGGGTTTTCGCTTCTTTAGAAAATATTGGAACCAAGGTTACGCTACCGAAACCGCAAAAGCTTGTATCGATTATGGTTTCCATCATTTGCAACTCACTAAAATAGTCGGAAGAGCAATGGAACTGAATGTAGCTTCGGTCAAAGTTTTAGAAAAAACAGGCATGACATTCGTTGGCAAATTCAACTTTGATTTACACGAAGGTGTTTTATACCAAATTCAAAATAAAAAGTAA
- a CDS encoding FMN-binding negative transcriptional regulator, with translation MYIPELYKNENQEDIQNFLHQNGFAILVNQTDGKLWATHTPLILETNFEGKQILVGHISKLNPQAESFKTNNEVLAIFSGAHTYISSSWYDHENVPTWNYLAIHIYGKVTVYNDEQAVDFLKKLVDKYEAKSENPVRVENLSEKTMREARGIVAFEIEITAIEAQKKLSQNRDDKNYQNIITELEKTNDNQAIDIAKEMKKNR, from the coding sequence ATGTACATTCCTGAACTTTATAAAAACGAAAATCAAGAAGACATTCAAAACTTCCTTCATCAAAATGGATTTGCAATTTTGGTTAATCAAACCGATGGCAAATTGTGGGCAACGCATACGCCGTTGATTTTAGAAACCAATTTTGAAGGAAAACAGATTTTAGTCGGACACATCTCTAAACTCAATCCGCAAGCGGAAAGTTTTAAAACCAATAATGAAGTGTTGGCTATTTTTTCGGGTGCACATACTTATATTTCTTCTTCATGGTATGACCATGAAAATGTACCCACATGGAATTATCTCGCCATACATATTTACGGAAAAGTAACGGTTTACAACGACGAACAAGCCGTAGATTTTCTAAAAAAGTTAGTTGATAAATATGAAGCTAAATCCGAAAACCCGGTTCGTGTCGAAAATTTATCCGAAAAAACGATGCGCGAAGCTCGAGGCATTGTCGCTTTCGAAATTGAAATTACAGCGATAGAAGCCCAAAAGAAATTATCGCAAAATCGTGACGATAAGAACTACCAAAACATCATCACCGAATTAGAAAAAACCAATGACAATCAAGCCATTGATATTGCCAAGGAAATGAAAAAGAATCGCTAG
- the asnB gene encoding asparagine synthase (glutamine-hydrolyzing) encodes MCGINGILHLNYKPVDENQLVKMRDVLEHRGPDDKGIYLNNNIGLGHRRLSIIDTSTAGHQPFISENGRYIIVFNGEIYNYQSFYPELKSKGITLKSGSDTEVLLRLFELYGMEMLHRLNGMFAFAIWDTLEKKLSLCRDRMGVKPLYYAIHQNTLFFASEQKALFTAGVPLEISENGMEEYVFNRFVAGENTLYNHVKKLLPGHYMVIEENGKSTTNRWWNLKEQIQNHSPIIHPKKWFEETFFDSVKLRMVSDVPVGVLLSGGLDSCSILSALYHQNFKNIEAFNISFSEAEHNEFHLAKRITEEYQYILNHTQLENDNLYQNLFETTYFQDEPIMHLNEPHLLAIAKLAKPKVKVLLSGEGADELMGGYVRYKALKNPSLLKVISQISKFETFNKKPRYDKLFRYSKINSDADLVIFNGSNVYPEDINLFYGNKNKPENAYRHQILQEAQELYPKDLQRQALYFDQHTYLCSLLDRNDRCTMGSSIECREPFLDPRLVAGLGTLDSKWMFTGKKGKFILKTTMKDKLPKEIIDFRKIGLSAPWGKYLTEYPIFKEELNSFAKSEMFDMPFLENINGSKIVSEIQKGNTKIIPYIMPLFMFHVWQKNYQKKFV; translated from the coding sequence ATGTGCGGCATAAACGGAATTCTACATTTAAACTATAAACCGGTTGACGAAAATCAATTGGTTAAAATGCGTGATGTCCTGGAACATCGTGGTCCGGATGACAAAGGCATTTATCTCAACAACAATATAGGCTTAGGTCATAGAAGGCTTTCCATTATTGATACTTCAACAGCCGGTCATCAGCCATTTATATCCGAAAACGGAAGATACATCATCGTCTTTAATGGTGAAATTTACAATTACCAATCTTTTTATCCCGAATTAAAAAGCAAAGGAATCACTTTAAAATCAGGCTCTGACACAGAAGTCCTACTTAGGCTCTTTGAATTATATGGTATGGAAATGCTACATCGCTTGAACGGGATGTTTGCCTTCGCTATTTGGGACACTTTAGAAAAAAAACTATCGCTTTGCAGAGATCGAATGGGTGTAAAACCTTTGTATTACGCCATTCACCAAAACACTTTATTTTTTGCCTCAGAACAAAAAGCGCTTTTTACCGCCGGTGTTCCTTTAGAAATTTCGGAAAACGGTATGGAAGAATATGTTTTCAATCGTTTTGTTGCCGGTGAAAACACTTTGTATAATCATGTGAAAAAGTTGCTCCCAGGACATTATATGGTTATTGAGGAAAACGGCAAAAGCACGACTAACAGATGGTGGAATTTAAAAGAACAAATCCAAAACCACAGCCCAATTATCCATCCGAAAAAATGGTTTGAAGAAACTTTCTTTGATTCGGTAAAACTGCGCATGGTGAGTGATGTTCCCGTTGGTGTTCTACTCAGTGGCGGATTAGACTCCTGCTCGATTCTATCGGCTTTATACCATCAAAATTTTAAGAATATTGAGGCTTTCAATATCAGTTTTTCGGAAGCCGAACACAATGAATTTCATTTGGCCAAAAGGATTACGGAAGAGTACCAATATATTTTGAATCATACCCAATTGGAGAATGACAATTTGTACCAAAATTTATTTGAAACCACTTATTTCCAAGACGAACCGATAATGCACCTCAACGAACCGCATTTATTGGCCATCGCTAAATTGGCAAAGCCAAAAGTAAAAGTGCTGCTTTCCGGTGAAGGTGCCGACGAATTGATGGGTGGTTATGTACGTTACAAAGCCTTGAAAAATCCTTCTTTGCTAAAAGTCATTTCACAAATTTCGAAGTTTGAAACCTTTAATAAAAAACCGCGCTACGACAAATTGTTCCGTTATTCCAAGATCAACAGCGATGCGGATTTAGTGATTTTCAATGGTTCTAATGTCTATCCTGAAGATATTAATTTGTTTTATGGCAATAAGAACAAACCCGAAAATGCCTATCGCCATCAGATTTTACAAGAAGCGCAAGAGTTGTATCCAAAAGACTTACAACGTCAAGCCTTGTATTTTGACCAACACACTTATTTGTGTTCGTTATTAGACCGAAACGACCGTTGCACTATGGGAAGTTCGATTGAATGTCGCGAACCGTTTTTAGACCCAAGATTAGTCGCCGGTTTAGGAACACTTGACAGCAAATGGATGTTCACCGGTAAAAAAGGAAAGTTCATTCTCAAAACTACGATGAAAGATAAACTTCCTAAAGAAATCATCGATTTCAGAAAGATTGGTTTGAGCGCGCCATGGGGAAAATACTTGACTGAATATCCTATTTTTAAAGAAGAACTGAACAGTTTTGCCAAAAGCGAGATGTTTGATATGCCTTTTTTGGAAAACATCAACGGTAGTAAAATTGTCAGTGAAATTCAAAAAGGAAACACCAAAATTATTCCTTATATAATGCCACTTTTCATGTTCCATGTTTGGCAAAAAAACTACCAAAAGAAATTCGTTTAA
- the ribH gene encoding 6,7-dimethyl-8-ribityllumazine synthase produces the protein MATANKNLSNYDKNTIPNAKDFRFGIVVSEWNDHITNGLYNGAEAALLDCGALPENIIRWNVPGSFELVYGAQRMIVTQEVDVVITIGCVIKGETMHFEFVCEGVTQGIKDLNVQTDVPVIFCLLTDNNEQQSIDRSGGIHGNKGTEAAIAAIKMADLRRKTI, from the coding sequence ATGGCTACGGCAAACAAAAACTTATCCAATTACGATAAAAACACAATCCCAAACGCGAAAGACTTTCGGTTTGGGATTGTTGTTTCAGAATGGAACGATCATATTACAAATGGTTTGTATAACGGAGCTGAAGCAGCTTTGTTAGACTGTGGTGCGTTACCCGAAAATATTATCCGTTGGAATGTTCCCGGAAGTTTCGAATTGGTTTACGGAGCGCAACGCATGATTGTTACTCAAGAAGTAGATGTGGTGATTACGATTGGTTGTGTGATTAAGGGCGAAACGATGCATTTCGAATTTGTCTGCGAAGGCGTAACCCAAGGCATCAAAGATTTGAACGTGCAAACGGATGTTCCGGTTATCTTTTGTTTATTAACCGATAACAACGAACAGCAATCTATCGATCGAAGCGGCGGTATTCATGGTAACAAAGGAACTGAAGCAGCAATCGCGGCAATTAAAATGGCTGATTTGAGAAGAAAAACAATTTGA
- a CDS encoding DUF2461 domain-containing protein translates to MITKDALLFLEDLIANNNTDWMHANKKRYENYKKDYHNYIALLLAEMKPLDKTLEPLEVKNCTFRINRDIRFSKDKSPYKTNMGVWFTQNKFRKNSPGYYVHFEKGNSFIAGGVWCPEPNELKKIRKEIAFFNEDLEAIVNDKTFKSTFATLTRDDSNTLKKAPKDFDPNHPAIEFLKLKSYTASTKIDDALFTDKDFSKIVAQKLITLKPMNDFLRRALETED, encoded by the coding sequence ATGATAACTAAAGATGCCCTCCTGTTTCTGGAAGATTTAATCGCAAACAACAATACCGATTGGATGCATGCCAATAAAAAAAGGTATGAAAATTACAAAAAGGATTATCATAATTACATTGCTTTGCTTTTGGCAGAAATGAAACCATTGGACAAAACTTTAGAACCGTTGGAAGTCAAAAATTGTACGTTTCGCATCAATCGCGACATTCGTTTTTCTAAAGACAAATCGCCTTATAAAACCAACATGGGCGTATGGTTTACCCAAAATAAATTCCGTAAAAACAGTCCGGGATATTATGTACACTTCGAAAAAGGAAATTCCTTTATCGCCGGTGGTGTTTGGTGTCCGGAACCTAATGAATTAAAAAAAATACGCAAAGAAATCGCTTTTTTTAATGAAGATTTAGAAGCTATTGTCAATGATAAAACTTTCAAATCAACATTTGCAACACTGACACGCGACGACAGTAACACCTTAAAAAAAGCACCCAAAGATTTCGACCCAAATCATCCGGCCATTGAATTTTTAAAACTGAAAAGTTATACGGCTTCAACTAAAATTGATGATGCTCTTTTTACTGACAAAGATTTCAGCAAAATAGTAGCGCAAAAACTAATCACTTTAAAACCGATGAATGACTTTTTACGTAGAGCTTTAGAGACTGAAGATTAA
- a CDS encoding DNA replication/repair protein RecF, which translates to MFLKRISILNYKNFSDASFEFDLKINCFVGKNGIGKTNILDAIYHLANGKSYFNPLAVQNIKHGEEFFVVDGEFEKNDRSEQILCSLKKGQKKILKRNSKVYEKFSDHIGFIPLVIISPADRDLIIEGSETRRKFMDSVISQLDNTYLQKLIQYQKIISQRNALLKYFALNHVFEKDTLSIYNEQLDNLGKTIFDKRQKFLEEFIPIFNQYHQDITNSAETVQLVYQSDLFEKDTLTLLEENLSKDRALQYTSVGVHKDDLSFEIDHYPIKKFGSQGQQKSFLIALKLAQFDFVKKQSGEKPILLFDDIFDKLDEFRVSKIIEMVNNEEFGQLFISDTHPERTENIVKTTHQSYKIFNL; encoded by the coding sequence TTGTTTTTAAAACGAATATCAATACTCAATTACAAGAATTTTTCAGACGCTTCCTTCGAATTTGACCTCAAAATCAATTGTTTCGTGGGTAAAAACGGTATTGGAAAAACCAACATACTCGACGCTATTTATCATTTGGCCAATGGTAAAAGTTATTTCAATCCGTTAGCGGTGCAAAATATCAAACATGGCGAAGAGTTTTTTGTAGTCGATGGCGAGTTCGAAAAAAATGACCGTTCCGAGCAAATTCTCTGCAGTTTGAAAAAAGGCCAAAAAAAAATCCTCAAACGCAACAGCAAAGTCTACGAAAAATTTTCCGACCATATTGGTTTTATTCCGTTGGTCATCATTTCTCCAGCCGATAGAGATTTAATCATCGAAGGTAGCGAAACGCGACGTAAATTTATGGACAGCGTGATTTCGCAATTGGATAACACTTACTTACAAAAACTCATTCAATACCAAAAAATCATCAGCCAACGCAATGCTTTGTTGAAGTATTTCGCCTTGAACCATGTGTTTGAAAAAGACACTTTAAGCATCTATAATGAGCAGTTGGATAATTTGGGAAAAACTATTTTCGACAAAAGACAAAAGTTTCTGGAAGAATTTATTCCGATATTTAACCAATACCACCAAGACATTACCAACTCTGCCGAAACCGTGCAATTGGTTTACCAAAGTGATTTATTCGAAAAAGACACTTTGACTTTATTAGAAGAAAATCTCAGCAAAGATCGAGCTTTACAATACACTTCTGTTGGTGTTCACAAAGACGATTTGTCATTCGAAATTGACCATTATCCGATTAAAAAGTTTGGTTCTCAAGGCCAACAAAAATCTTTTCTTATCGCTTTGAAGTTGGCCCAATTCGATTTTGTCAAAAAACAAAGCGGCGAAAAACCAATCCTGCTTTTTGATGATATTTTTGACAAACTGGATGAATTTCGCGTTAGTAAGATTATAGAAATGGTCAACAACGAAGAATTCGGGCAATTATTTATCTCGGATACACATCCGGAACGAACGGAAAACATAGTAAAAACAACCCATCAGAGTTACAAAATATTTAACTTATAA
- a CDS encoding thioredoxin domain-containing protein: MKTKLFSLLLLSFLFISCQGQPSKNIQTLAPKAYAEKLKTTEKPQLLDVRTPQEYSVEHLENATNVNINNNDFVSKAAGFDKTKPIFVYCKVGGRSAQAADKLAEMGFKEIYNLEGGIMKWTANDLPKSSQSSTSAKTGMTSDDYQKLITSDKKVLVNFTAVWCGPCQKMKPYVLKLQEELKDQIKIIRLDADENKTLTEEMKIDGLPTVIIYENGKEVWRNIGYISEEELRKHL, from the coding sequence ATGAAAACCAAATTATTTTCTCTATTATTATTGAGTTTCCTATTCATAAGCTGTCAAGGACAACCAAGTAAAAATATTCAAACATTAGCACCTAAAGCTTACGCTGAAAAGCTAAAAACTACTGAAAAACCTCAATTACTTGATGTTAGAACGCCGCAAGAATATAGCGTTGAACACCTTGAAAATGCGACCAATGTCAATATAAACAATAATGATTTTGTCTCGAAAGCGGCTGGATTTGACAAAACCAAACCAATTTTCGTGTATTGCAAAGTAGGCGGAAGAAGCGCACAAGCAGCAGATAAATTAGCTGAAATGGGTTTCAAAGAGATTTACAATTTAGAAGGCGGCATCATGAAATGGACCGCTAACGACCTGCCTAAGTCTTCGCAAAGCTCTACCAGTGCCAAAACCGGAATGACTTCGGACGATTATCAAAAACTGATCACATCCGACAAAAAAGTCTTGGTCAATTTCACTGCGGTTTGGTGTGGTCCTTGTCAAAAAATGAAACCATATGTATTGAAATTGCAAGAAGAATTGAAAGACCAAATTAAAATCATAAGATTGGATGCCGATGAAAATAAAACTTTGACCGAAGAAATGAAAATTGATGGTTTACCTACCGTTATTATATACGAGAACGGTAAAGAAGTATGGCGGAATATAGGCTATATCTCGGAAGAAGAATTAAGAAAACACTTGTAG
- a CDS encoding glycosyltransferase family 4 protein, translating into MAKKRILFLGETYRADAVTWMNGLRDFGDFEIVTWELQTKSYGIYRLIRILELTKAFFTIKSIVKKFNADMVIAERTTSYGYLAALCGIKPIAIAQQGITDLWPVNSPSYPFKKIIQKYAYNKADLIHAWGTVMANHMIESGVDMSKVMILPKGINLNFFQFNEAYDNQKINAIITRSLNPEYQHDLILKAFALLKQKNIPFNLVIIGDGIELKKLQSLAIELNIEKEVDFMGRIDNNDIPTYLQKSNFYISMPTTEGVSASLFEAMACGCFPIVSDLPGNRHWIEQKINGILVPSENAVKLAEELEWAFLHTDLTKLAILANRAFVEENANYEKNMKKIALKYHDLITTKSATI; encoded by the coding sequence ATGGCTAAAAAAAGAATACTGTTTTTGGGCGAAACTTATCGCGCCGATGCTGTTACTTGGATGAATGGACTCCGAGATTTTGGCGACTTCGAAATTGTCACTTGGGAATTGCAAACCAAAAGCTACGGAATTTACAGATTGATTCGAATACTTGAGTTGACCAAAGCATTTTTCACCATAAAAAGCATCGTCAAAAAATTCAATGCTGATATGGTCATTGCGGAGCGAACCACTAGTTATGGATACCTGGCAGCATTGTGTGGCATTAAACCCATAGCCATTGCCCAACAAGGCATAACCGATTTATGGCCGGTGAATTCCCCATCCTATCCATTCAAAAAAATCATTCAAAAATATGCTTATAACAAAGCCGATTTAATTCATGCTTGGGGAACTGTAATGGCCAATCATATGATTGAAAGTGGTGTCGACATGTCGAAAGTGATGATTTTACCCAAAGGCATTAATCTCAATTTTTTTCAGTTCAATGAGGCGTATGACAACCAAAAAATCAACGCAATTATAACGCGTTCGCTAAATCCGGAATACCAACATGATCTGATTTTAAAAGCTTTTGCATTGCTGAAGCAAAAAAACATTCCTTTTAATCTTGTAATTATTGGTGATGGTATCGAATTGAAAAAACTACAATCTTTAGCCATAGAATTGAATATAGAAAAGGAAGTTGACTTTATGGGCAGAATTGACAATAATGATATTCCAACCTATTTACAAAAATCCAATTTCTACATCAGTATGCCAACTACAGAAGGTGTTTCGGCTTCTCTATTTGAAGCTATGGCCTGTGGTTGTTTCCCAATTGTAAGTGATTTACCCGGCAATCGTCATTGGATAGAACAAAAAATTAACGGAATACTTGTACCTTCCGAAAATGCTGTTAAATTAGCGGAAGAATTAGAGTGGGCTTTTCTCCATACAGATTTAACTAAACTAGCTATTTTAGCCAACAGAGCGTTTGTTGAAGAGAATGCCAACTACGAAAAAAACATGAAAAAAATTGCCTTGAAATACCACGATTTGATTACAACTAAATCCGCCACTATTTAG
- a CDS encoding glycosyltransferase: MLLTLFCLFIAVVVIQFLYYIVIFGKFSFAKPQTATPKRVPISIIVCAKNEEENVKKFVPLLAEQNYHTFEIVLIDDASSDNTLEIFEEFEKQYDNVKLVKVENNEAFWGNKKFALTLGIKAAKYEYLLFTDADCYPTSKDWITSMSSQFTAQKNIVLGYGAYEKIANSFLNKIIRFETLLTATQYFAWAKIGKPYMGVGRNMAYKREEFFKVRGFMDHMKLRSGDDDLFINQAATAENTAVCYLPDSFTYSEPKTSFKEWFTQKRRHVSTAKHYKMFDRNQLSIFYASQLLFLLLPIVLLAFQFQWIAVVSIIGFRYLFAWLAMGFAAGKLKEKDVMYWFPIIEIVLIFTQLNVFITNTFSKPVHWK, translated from the coding sequence ATGTTACTAACTCTATTCTGTCTATTCATCGCCGTAGTTGTTATTCAGTTCTTGTATTATATTGTAATATTTGGCAAATTTTCTTTTGCTAAGCCACAGACTGCTACACCGAAAAGAGTTCCAATTTCGATTATTGTTTGCGCCAAAAACGAAGAAGAAAACGTAAAAAAGTTTGTCCCACTTTTAGCCGAACAAAACTACCACACTTTCGAAATCGTTTTGATTGACGATGCTTCCAGCGACAACACCTTGGAGATTTTTGAAGAGTTTGAAAAGCAATATGATAATGTCAAACTAGTGAAAGTAGAAAACAACGAAGCTTTTTGGGGCAACAAAAAATTCGCTTTAACCCTTGGTATAAAAGCGGCAAAATACGAATACTTATTATTCACTGATGCGGATTGTTATCCAACATCGAAAGACTGGATTACGAGTATGAGTTCGCAATTCACGGCTCAAAAGAATATCGTTTTGGGTTATGGTGCGTATGAAAAAATAGCCAATTCCTTTTTAAATAAAATCATTCGTTTTGAAACTTTACTAACGGCAACACAATATTTTGCTTGGGCTAAAATAGGGAAACCTTACATGGGCGTTGGTCGTAATATGGCTTACAAACGCGAAGAGTTTTTCAAAGTGCGTGGTTTTATGGATCATATGAAATTGCGTTCGGGTGATGATGATTTGTTTATCAATCAAGCCGCAACAGCAGAAAACACAGCGGTTTGTTACCTACCAGACAGTTTCACTTATTCAGAACCGAAAACTTCTTTTAAAGAATGGTTTACCCAAAAACGTCGTCACGTATCGACAGCAAAACACTATAAAATGTTTGACCGAAACCAATTGAGTATTTTTTACGCTTCGCAATTGCTCTTTCTGTTGTTACCAATAGTATTGTTGGCCTTCCAATTTCAATGGATTGCTGTGGTTAGTATTATTGGTTTCCGATATTTATTTGCTTGGTTGGCAATGGGATTTGCCGCCGGTAAATTAAAAGAAAAGGATGTGATGTATTGGTTCCCCATTATTGAAATTGTTCTAATTTTCACGCAATTGAATGTGTTTATCACCAATACTTTCTCAAAACCGGTTCATTGGAAATAA
- the murB gene encoding UDP-N-acetylmuramate dehydrogenase, which yields MPIQTNFSLKKYNTFGIEAKAQQFIAVHTVAELKTVLNENQNQKKFILGGGSNMLLTQDIQALVIHIDLKGKRILKEDDDFVWVESMAGENWHEFVLWTIDQNFGGLENMSLIPGNVGTTPVQNIGAYGTEIKDTFVSCEAVNIATQSLKTFNKEECHFGYRESVFKHEAKDQFVITSVVFKLTKRNHKINTSYGDITKELEKQNVVVPTLKDVSNAVIAIRQSKLPDPKELGNSGSFFKNPIISKVDYEKAHALHPDMPHYVVSETEVKVPAGWLIERAGFKGKRFGDAGIHKNQALVLVNYGNATGQEILAVSKDIQATILKEFGIAIEAEVNVI from the coding sequence ATGCCAATCCAGACCAATTTCTCCCTAAAAAAATACAATACTTTTGGCATTGAAGCCAAAGCCCAACAATTCATTGCAGTCCACACGGTAGCTGAATTAAAAACCGTTCTAAATGAAAACCAAAACCAAAAGAAATTCATTCTCGGCGGCGGAAGCAATATGTTGTTAACCCAAGACATTCAAGCCTTAGTGATTCATATCGATTTAAAAGGAAAAAGAATCCTCAAAGAAGACGATGATTTCGTTTGGGTAGAAAGTATGGCGGGTGAAAATTGGCATGAATTTGTACTTTGGACCATCGACCAAAACTTTGGCGGATTGGAGAATATGTCTTTAATTCCAGGGAATGTTGGAACAACTCCGGTGCAAAACATTGGCGCTTACGGTACCGAAATCAAAGATACTTTTGTATCGTGTGAAGCCGTTAATATTGCTACGCAAAGCCTCAAAACTTTCAACAAAGAAGAATGTCATTTTGGCTACCGAGAAAGCGTATTCAAACACGAAGCCAAAGACCAATTCGTCATTACTTCTGTCGTTTTCAAATTAACGAAACGCAATCATAAAATAAATACCTCCTACGGCGATATTACTAAGGAATTAGAAAAGCAAAACGTTGTTGTACCAACATTGAAAGATGTTTCCAATGCCGTAATTGCCATTCGCCAAAGCAAATTGCCGGATCCAAAAGAACTAGGCAACAGCGGTAGTTTTTTCAAAAACCCAATTATTTCAAAAGTGGATTATGAAAAAGCACATGCTTTACATCCCGATATGCCTCATTATGTGGTTTCTGAAACCGAAGTCAAAGTACCGGCCGGTTGGTTGATTGAACGCGCAGGGTTTAAAGGAAAACGTTTTGGTGATGCCGGAATTCATAAGAATCAAGCATTGGTTTTAGTGAATTATGGCAACGCAACCGGTCAAGAAATTTTGGCTGTTTCCAAAGACATTCAAGCCACTATTTTAAAAGAATTCGGCATTGCAATTGAAGCTGAAGTGAATGTGATTTAA
- a CDS encoding tol-pal system YbgF family protein — translation MATFNKRGYRSPKEKEEKLDNNFIEDVNVDVKDSTTAKAFDTLDESASRAEDFIAKNQKVILGFLVAVVLAVVGYFAYEKFIAEPNQQDAADQLFVAQQNFQKAVDGDVKADSLFNLVLNGSEGKFGVLKIAEEYSGTAAGNLANYYAGIAYLNTGKYAEAVTSLEKFSTKDVTLSALSKGAIGDAYAQQNKQKEALEFYVKAADVNSTNDFTRPRFLLKAGKTALALGNKAEALKYFTEIKENFDMSPEGQQIDALIGLAN, via the coding sequence ATGGCAACTTTTAACAAAAGAGGATATAGATCACCAAAAGAAAAAGAAGAGAAATTAGACAATAATTTTATTGAAGATGTGAATGTTGATGTTAAAGACAGTACAACCGCAAAAGCATTTGATACTTTAGATGAATCAGCTTCGAGAGCAGAAGATTTTATTGCAAAAAATCAAAAAGTTATTTTAGGTTTCCTTGTTGCTGTAGTATTGGCGGTTGTTGGTTATTTTGCTTATGAAAAATTTATTGCTGAGCCAAACCAACAAGATGCTGCGGATCAGTTATTCGTTGCGCAACAAAACTTCCAAAAAGCAGTTGACGGTGATGTAAAAGCGGATTCATTGTTCAATTTAGTATTAAACGGTTCTGAAGGTAAATTTGGAGTCTTAAAAATCGCTGAAGAATATTCAGGAACTGCTGCCGGTAATTTGGCTAACTATTATGCCGGTATTGCTTACCTGAACACAGGTAAATATGCAGAAGCGGTAACAAGTTTAGAAAAATTCTCTACAAAAGATGTTACTTTGAGTGCTTTGTCTAAAGGCGCTATTGGTGATGCTTATGCACAACAAAACAAACAAAAGGAAGCTCTAGAGTTTTATGTAAAAGCGGCAGACGTTAACAGCACTAATGATTTTACAAGACCTAGATTTCTATTAAAAGCAGGAAAGACAGCTTTAGCTTTAGGAAATAAAGCAGAAGCATTAAAATATTTCACCGAAATCAAAGAGAACTTCGATATGTCGCCGGAAGGACAACAAATTGATGCTTTGATTGGATTAGCAAATTAA